A genomic window from Canis aureus isolate CA01 chromosome 2, VMU_Caureus_v.1.0, whole genome shotgun sequence includes:
- the LOC144290691 gene encoding small ribosomal subunit protein eS4, X isoform-like: MACGPKKHLKCVAAPKHWMLDKLTGVFVPRPSTGPHKLRECLPLIIFLRNRLKYALTEDEVKKICMQHFIKIDGKVQTDITYPAGFMDVISIDKTGENFHLIYDTKGHFAVHRITPEEAKYKLCKVRKIFVGTKGIPHLVTHDAHTICYPDPLIKVNDTIQIDLETGKIMDFIKFDTGNLCMVTGGANLGRIGVITNQERYPGSFNVVHVKDANGNSFAT, encoded by the coding sequence ATGGCTTGTGGTCCCAAAAAGCATCTGAAGTGTGTAGCAGCTCCAAAGCACTGGATGCTGGATAAACTGACTGGTGTGTTTGTTCCTCGCCCGTCTACTGGCCCCCATAAGCTGAGAGAATGTCTTCCTCTCATCATTTTCCTAAGGAACAGACTTAAGTATGCCCTAACAGAGGATGAAGTAAAGAAGATCTGTATGCAGCATTTTATTAAGATTGATGGCAAGGTCCAAACTGATATCACCTACCCTGCTGGTTTTATGGATGTCATCAGCATTGACAAGACTGGGGAGAATTTCCATCTAATCTATGACACCAAGGGTCACTTTGCTGTTCATCGGATTACACCTGAGGAGGCCAAGTATAAGTTGTGCAAAGTGAGAAAGATCTTTGTGGGAACAAAAGGAATCCCTCATCTGGTGACTCATGATGCTCACACCATCTGCTATCCTGATCCCCTCATCAAGGTGAATGACACCATTCAGATTGATTTGGAGACTGGAAAGATTATGGATTTCATCAAGTTTGATACTGGTAATCTGTGTATGGTGACTGGAGGTGCCAACCTGGGAAGAATTGGTGTGATCACCAACCAAGAGAGATACCCTGGTTCTTTTAATGTAGTTCACGTGAAAGATGCCAATGGCAACAGCTTTGCCACCTGA